The Quercus lobata isolate SW786 chromosome 4, ValleyOak3.0 Primary Assembly, whole genome shotgun sequence genome segment AAGTCAACCATGCATGAGAGCAGGGTACAGTTGGTGAGAGTTCCATAATACATAGAAAGCATGTTTAAGGCAAGGCGAAGAGGTGAACCATGTTGTTTGAAGCATCCAAGTGAGATTGGGactgcatatatatatatatatatattacatgaaTCAATTATTTTGTGTGGTCATGTCCAATGCTGAGATGACTAGACTCTCCAAAGAATGACATAGGGCCTCAAgagccaatatatatatatatatatatatatatatatatatataaacaatggGCATgggccccaaaaaaaaaaaatctataagaataaatagatataaataaCTATTTTAGTAATATGTTTTCACCATGGCTAATTACTTATATATcgtgcttttatttttttcattttcgtTGGGGATGATTTGTACTTAGAGAATGTCATTGTTAGAGTTATATTAGTCCATTAGTATAAGCCTTAAGCCTATGTTAATGGGCTGATATATCTCTAACAGTCCTCTAAGTCATATGCCTTTTATAAGTTGATCAACAAAGGGAATAGATTGCAGTTGTAAGGTACCCTAAAGAAAATGGTGATgaaaaaaatgacaattgaaGTGTATTTTACTACGCAAAAGATCTCACTCAATTTGTCGTTCCGCTACTAGGTACTGCTTctatttagagaataaattgaTTTCTTAGTGAAGTAAGAAGCAAACTATTGTTGCTTGATCGAGTACTAAGGTTAAATATCATGTTGCAGTTGACACCACTATTGAACACATTTGTTTGCACTCTCTTAACAAGCACATGACATCTCTATTTCTACCATCACATCAATTTAATGTGATATTCAGAGTGCTATTTAGATGTCAAGAGGTTTGTAATTTAATGAAATAGTAATTCTCCTTTATTAAGAGAGCCCATTTTTGAATTTCTCATTTCATCATTTCTATTATtgtaaccataaaaaaaaatataaaaaaaaaagtagagctagattatttttttttgagagaaaatgtAGAGCTATATTTAGATTGATCacaataactttttattttattttattttttttatgaaaggaCAAAACATATTAAgatttattgttattaaaaaccacataaaattttattaattaaactaATTAGGAGTTAGGATGCAcgcttatatataaaattggaGATTCCCTCACAGTAGAATCATTATGTacattttagcaaaaacaaaagagaatagAATACTCCGTACAAAAAGCATAGTTTAATTATCACGTTTCCTAAATGTGACATTAGTTTAATTGTTTtcattcacataaaaaaaaaaaaaaagagtttaattgtttttaaagttttcaaTCTAGGTAGTTGGCATCAATTTTATATGTACAAGATTCTGTTCGAACCCATTGGCATAAATTTTAATACATCATATTCTGTATTTTATAGTTAGACTAATTTAAAGGTTATGAGAATGAGTGATTTTAAGGCATTTGTTAatagattatttaaaaaagttttgatattatttttatggaaaatataaaatgttgtgaaaaattttaaaaattttctataaaagttttTGGGTAAACTGCGTATTTCATTCCTATcatttacaccatatttcaatttggtccctaacttttcaactgtgtcaatttggtccctaaccttcaATACCATGTTACCTTAGTCCCTACTGTTATCTCTTAGATGGACTAAATTGATACGATATTGAAATGTTAGAGACCAAAATGATACAATTGAAAaagtataaattaaattaaaatatggtataaaaaatagaaattatagtttttaacaaaattattttttaaaatattttctaatacctttctcaatttttttttttctaattcaatTTCCTTAGGTATCAATTAACTTTTCCCATAATTTAAAGCTCTACTAAAGGATTCTAGGATTATTTAAATGGTAGTTGTATAAGTTTGTTCCAGCCTAATCCGCACCACTGTTTGAAAGTAAACCCCCAACCCCGACATATCTTTATCAGCTCAATATCCTATTGGTTGATTGATCATAAAAGACAATAAATGTACGATTAATAATTGAATTGTGCTCATATAAGAACAATTTCTTTTCTCTGCCTCTTCACTTCCATGATAACTTCCACAATTTTGCACCTTTGGGCAtgataaatttgtaaaattcttGTTCTTATAACTTATATAAGTATATATTCCCAAGTCTTTGTTGAAACAAGATGAAATTGGAATTTTGACTTGGGCCTATATACTTGAATGTTTCATTTCACATGCTATCTAGCATAAATTTCATTTCCCATCTCTATCTCATGGCTAACTCCATCACAGTCAAGGTTCTTGATAATTGCTATCTCTCTCCCCCACCTAATTCAGCTCCACAAACCTCTCTCCCTCTAACCTTCTTTGACATACCATGGCTTTTCTTCTCTCCTGGCCAAACTTTGTACTTCTATGAATATCCCTACTCAACTACTTATTTCACATCCACTGCCTTTCCAAACCTCAAGCACTCCCTCTCTTTGACCCTCCAGCAGTACTACCCTTTTGCTGGAAACCTCAAGTCACCACCAAAACCTGGCAAGCCTGAGCTTGTTTACACAGAAGGTGACAAGGTTCAGCTCACACTTGCTGAGTCAAATGGGGATTTCAACCATCTTTCAGGTAATCATCCAAGAGATGTCAATGAATTCTACCAACTTGTGCCAAATTTGCCAACATGTTTCACAGGTGAAAAACAATTACTTCCTTTGCTTGCTGTTCAAGTTACTGTTTTCCCAAATGCTGGAATCTGTATTGGACTCACACACCACAATGTTGCTTGTGATGGAAGGACTTTTAACAATTTCATGAAGACTTGGGCTTGGTATTATGGTCTTGGTCCTCTTGGAGATTACCCTTCTCCCATCAAGTCTCTACCTTGTTATGATAGGTCAGTCATCATTGACACATGTGGGCTTGAGGCTATTTTCTTGAAGGATTGGTGGAACAGAAACTCTTCACAAGAAATTGTTGCTGTTGGTACTCAAACCAATGTAGATTTGTCCAACATGGTTAGAGCCACTTTTGTGATGAGTTTGAGTGATATGGAGAGGATCAAGCAATGGATATTAGCTCAatgcaaaaggaaaaataagtcaCAACCAATACATTTATCACCGAGTGTATTAACTTGTGCATTTGTATGGGTTTGTTTGCTTAAAACCCAAGTGGGTGTGA includes the following:
- the LOC115987200 gene encoding anthocyanin 5-aromatic acyltransferase-like, whose protein sequence is MLSSINFISHLYLMANSITVKVLDNCYLSPPPNSAPQTSLPLTFFDIPWLFFSPGQTLYFYEYPYSTTYFTSTAFPNLKHSLSLTLQQYYPFAGNLKSPPKPGKPELVYTEGDKVQLTLAESNGDFNHLSGNHPRDVNEFYQLVPNLPTCFTGEKQLLPLLAVQVTVFPNAGICIGLTHHNVACDGRTFNNFMKTWAWYYGLGPLGDYPSPIKSLPCYDRSVIIDTCGLEAIFLKDWWNRNSSQEIVAVGTQTNVDLSNMVRATFVMSLSDMERIKQWILAQCKRKNKSQPIHLSPSVLTCAFVWVCLLKTQVGVNEKCVGEDPIYFGFNAGGLTRLEYPVSTTYFGNCIGFGRGMAKMNELLEEDGIIVAAEVFGNTVKRLDKSFFGGAEKWISDWEVMFGSKLHVMVSGSPKLDLYETDFGWGRPKKIEEISIDTTRAISLTESRDLEGGIEVGLALPKPEMDAFVTSYTEGLEALP